The Arachis hypogaea cultivar Tifrunner chromosome 14, arahy.Tifrunner.gnm2.J5K5, whole genome shotgun sequence genome has a segment encoding these proteins:
- the LOC112742245 gene encoding uncharacterized protein, which yields MDTRRKPSTMAIECLEMFHGIDRTAFRMLTQVLHREVKQSLMVMAFLLSMETMRLNGIVQTAIKNEGWFMNSLAEECVICLQCLLSQEFSGVVEKSRKLETLGHVLKNELTLYQVHRMRSVLLTLIPDTLSNICSRILGDITMDAVWLEYQRNPKELLGFNTQDQCLSVAPEALNRHNNGRGLHMQQGGRQTEQDKGKQKYVCKELDDAERPKTLTVCFGRESMPIADGIAEFFCNLFGHVVQKVTVMPRRDKDSGDFAFVLFNDASIPRIIMGDKNVVQHTIQGMKSWIRWWTGTHYRCVN from the coding sequence ATGGATACTAGAAGGAAGCCCTCAACCATGGCAATCGAATGTTTGGAAATGTTCCATGGAATCGATCGAACTGCATTCAGGATGCTAACGCAAGTCCTTCACCGTGAAGTTAAACAGTCCCTGATGGTCATGGCATTTCTACTGTCAATGGAGACCATGAGACTGAATGGTATTGTGCAAACAGCCATAAAAAATGAAGGCTGGTTTATGAACAGTCTTGCCGAGGAATGTGTCATCTGTTTGCAATGCCTACTATCTCAGGAGTTCTCTGGAGTTGTGGAGAAATCCAGAAAACTCGAAACCCTCGGACACGTGCTGAAAAATGAGCTCACCTTATACCAGGTTCATAGGATGAGATCCGTCCTCCTAACGCTAATTCCCGATACCCTATCAAACATTTGCTCTAGAATTCTAGGCGACATAACAATGGATGCTGTGTGGTTGGAATATCAGAGGAATCCTAAAGAACTATTGGGTTTCAACACACAAGACCAGTGCCTATCGGTTGCACCAGAGGCATTGAATAGACATAACAATGGCCGAGGATTGCATATGCAACAAGGAGGAAGGCAAACTGAGCAAGATAAGGGAAAGCAGAAGTACGTCTGCAAGGAGCTGGATGACGCGGAACGTCCAAAGACACTGACCGTATGCTTCGGTCGAGAGTCCATGCCCATTGCAGATGGCATTGCTGAGTTTTTCTGCAACTTGTTTGGTCATGTGGTTCAAAAGGTGACAGTCATGCCTCGGAGGGACAAAGACTCGGGTGATTTTGCTTTTGTTCTTTTCAACGACGCATCAATCCCGCGCATTATCATGGGGGACAAAAATGTCGTTCAACATACCATACAAGGCATGAAAAGTTGGATCAGATGGTGGACAGGAACACATTATCGCTGTGTGAATTAG
- the LOC112742246 gene encoding F-box/kelch-repeat protein At3g06240-like, which yields MTKFQLPLPIIPDELLQEIFLRSSAKAVGRCMCLNKFWHRQLRQLETCIQHMRRQKVLDQHVLFHVGYSLLLMGSDSLYIVNAASGEEVHVQQPFGVGIHGWFRIVGVSNGNICFKFSREQDDTRLLVWNPTTQCSREISDPHRDHGRSYFPVYGFGHVPNSDAYTIIHMCKRDIADAYVFFSRYCSRRSTWFHCVDCLPGVEKIDPNSVFNNGHAYWITGTGDSYATPKSVLCYSIEDESFSEVSIPVGAIYTVHNLLTHKEKVALLAHTHNEFGYVAAIWHLIEDAGGNRILEQYYRFASRSIRENPILFVDDNLLLLVNNSKERELLVNYRYRELVLTEYDIEHGTRNLLVRRAWRYPETPHPITVKSTLKYFAGMFPV from the coding sequence ATGACTAAATTCCAACTTCCCTTGCCGATTATTCCGGATGAACTGCTACAAGAAATCTTCCTGCGAAGTAGTGCCAAAGCTGTAGGGAGATGTATGTGCTTGAATAAATTCTGGCACCGACAGCTACGCCAACTAGAGACATGCATACAACACATGCGAAGGCAGAAAGTGTTAGATCAACATGTTTTGTTTCATGTTGGATACTCACTACTGTTAATGGGTTCAGATTCACTATATATAGTGAATGCTGCTTCTGGAGAAGAGGTGCATGTTCAGCAACCTTTCGGAGTTGGCATCCATGGGTGGTTTCGTATTGTAGGAGTGTCAAACGGGAACATATGTTTCAAGTTCTCCCGTGAACAAGACGATACAAGACTTTTGGTATGGAATCCGACAACACAATGCTCTAGAGAGATTTCCGACCCCCACAGGGACCACGGTAGATCGTATTTCCCAGTATATGGTTTCGGTCATGTACCAAACTCAGATGCATACACAATCATACATATGTGCAAAAGGGACATAGCTGATGCCTACGTTTTTTTCTCTAGATATTGTTCAAGGCGTTCTACATGGTTTCACTGCGTTGATTGTCTCCCTGGTGTAGAAAAAATTGACCCTAACTCTGTTTTTAATAATGGTCATGCGTATTGGATAACTGGTACAGGAGATAGCTATGCTACACCCAAGTCTGTTTTATGTTACAGTATTGAAGATGAATCATTTAGCGAGGTGTCTATCCCAGTAGGTGCAATATATACCGTTCACAATTTACTAACCCACAAGGAAAAAGTTGCACTCCTCGCTCATACACACAATGAATTTGGTTATGTCGCAGCAATTTGGCACTTGATTGAAGACGCCGGTGGAAACAGAATATTAGAGCAATACTACAGGTTTGCGAGTCGAAGCATCAGAGAAAATCCAATACTATTCGTCGATGATAACCTACTTTTGTTGGTGAACAATTCAAAGGAAAGAGAGTTACTCGTCAATTACAGGTACAGAGAGCTTGTGTTGACAGAATATGACATCGAACATGGAACTAGAAATCTATTGGTGAGGAGAGCATGGCGATACCCAGAAACGCCACACCCGATCACAGTAAAGTCTACACTCAAGTATTTTGCAGGGATGTTTCCTGTCTAG